Genomic window (Streptomyces sp. NBC_00078):
ACGGGGTGCGTCATGGTGCGGGCTGGAAGCGTGCGCTGACTCGTGCGGACGGAGTCGGCCGGCGAGGCCGGACGGGAGGCGGCGCTGGTGCTGCTGGGCCGCGCCGATCGGCCCACCGCCGTCCTCACCGCCAACGATCTGCGGGCCCTGGGCGGCTACCAGGCGGCTCGGGAGTTGCGGCTGACCATCCCCGGCGATCTGAGCGTGGTCGGATTCGATGACCTGCCGGTGGCTTCCTGGGTGGAGCCGCCGCTGACGACGGTTCACCAGCCCCTGGTGGAGCCGGTCGAGTGCACGTGCTACCCCTTCGGACAGGTGGGTGGGGGCCTGTGGCGGTCCGGAGGCACCGGGACCGCCACAGGTGTCTGCAGGCCCTAGCGAACCAGGGGTGCGTAGTCGAACCAGTCGAAGTGGGCGGTCCCGGTGGCGGCGTAGAGGCTGATGACGCGTCCGGTGAAGCCGCCGGCGACCTCGGTGGAGAGGTAGCGGCCGTCCAGGGTGGCCAGCTCGGTCGCCGTTCCGTCGGCGGACTCGAAGCCGAAGACCAGGGAGTCCGGGCCGGTGCGCGCGCCGTGCGGCTCGGGGGCGGGTCCGGTGCGGACGAAGAGGGTCACCGGGCCTGCCGGGAGGGTGTGTTCGGCGGTGACGGTGCGCAGCGAGCCGATCCTGGCGATGACCGAGAGTCGGCCCCCGGGGGTCGCCTCGATGCTGTAGTGGTGGAACTCGTCCAGGCGCACGGCGAGCCCGCCGCTGCCGTCGGCCGTATCGATCAGGGTGCGGGCACGGAAGGCGAGGTGCTGCTGGCGGCGGCCCAGCAGGACCACGTCGGGCTCGTCCAGGGAGGCGCCGCGGGCGCGCAGGGTCAGCCAGCTGTCGCGCTCCTTGGTGCTGACCAGCTCGGTGGGCCGGTCGCGCAGGGAGATCCAGTGGTGTGCCAGGTCGCCGGGCTCGAAGTCGTCCCGCTCCGGCTCGGGGGTGGGGGCCGGCACCGGCCAGGGCAGCTCGGCGCGCTCCACGCCGACCTCGCCGATCACGGGCCAGCCGTCCTCCCAGCTGACCGGGGCCAGGAAGGTCTCGCGGCCGAGTACGTGCCAGCCGGGGGTGCCGCCCTGGGGCCGGACGGCCAGCAGCAGCATCCACCAGCTGCCGTCGGGCGCCTGCACCAGGTCGGCGTGGCCGGTGTTCTGGACCGGCTTGTTGGTGCCGCGGTGAGTGAGGATCGGGTTGGCCGGGCACGGCTCGAAGGGGCCGCTGGGGGAGGGGCCGCGGGCGATGGAGACGCTGTGGCCGCGTTCGGTGCCGCCCTCGGCGAGCATCAGGTACCAGTGGTCGCCGATGCGGTAGAGGTGCGGCGCCTCGGGCGCGATGGAGCCGGGGGTGCCGGACCAGACGGGGTAGGGCTCGCCGAGGATTTCGCCGGTAGAGGGGTCGAGGCGGACCTGGGCGACCCCGGCGTAGGTGCACCAGCAGGTGCCGTCCTCGTCCCAGGCGAGGTCGGGGTCGATGCCGGGGACGCCGGGGACGCGGACGGGATCGGACCAGGGGCCTGCCGGGTCGGTCGCGGTGTAGACCATGTTGCCGCCGCCGGAGGCGACATTGGTGACGATCAGCCAGAAGCGACCGTCGTGGTGGCGCAGGGTAGGGGCGTAGAGGCCGCCGGAGGAGGGGGTGTCCGGAGGGAGGTCGAGCTGGCTGGGGCGGTCCAGGGCATTGCCGATCTGGGTCCAGTTGACCAGGTCGCGGCTGTGGAAGACGGGCAGGCCGGGGAAGTACTCGAAGCTGGAGCAGACGAGGTAGTAGTCCTCGCCGACCCGGCAGACGCTGGGGTCGGGATGGAAGCCCGGGATCACCGGGCTGGTGGCGGAGGTCACGGTGTGAAGTCCTTGGCGGCGTGGTGGGTGGGCGGGTGGGCGGGCGCCGTTCAGGGCGCGAACGTCAGCGCGGCGAGACGCTGTTCACCGGTGAGTACGACCGTCAGTTCGCCGACCGTGCCGTGCTGGTGGCCCAGGGCGGCGCTGACGGTGGTCCAGGTGTACCGGTCGCCGGTCGAGTCCACCGGCAGTGCAGCGAGCAGCAGTCCGTCCGCGTAGACGTCCAGGCCGGCCGGGCCGGGCGCGGTGCGGGAGACCTCGGCGGTCAGCGTGGCCGCGCCGGTGAGGTCCACATTGCGGAAGACCAGCCGCGCTGCCTGGTTCGCGGCAGGCGTCACCGCGTCCCCGTCGGTGCGGCCGGCGTCGACGATGACGGCGTCGCGGTAGTCGTCGAAGTCCACGGCATGCAGTGGCCGGCCGACGGCCCGGCGGGGAGCGGGAGCCGGTCCGTCCACGGTGAACCGGGCGGTGAGCACGGGGTCGGCGGCGCTGCGGGCGACGAGCAGTTCGTAGCGGCCGGGGTCCACCGTGAAGGCGCCGGTGGCGACGTCCCAGTGGGCCAGTGCCTGCTCGACGGGCAGCCGGAACTCCAGTTCCGTCCACTCGCCGGCCGCCAGCCGGACCTTGCGGAAGTCGGCGAGGCGCAGCAGTGGCGCCTCGTAGCGTGCGTCCAGCGCGCGGACGTAGAGCTGGACGGTCTCCATTCCGGCCCGCTCGCCCCGGTTGCCCAGGGAGACCCGGGCCGTGACCGTTCCGTCCTGGGGCAGGCGGTCGGCGTCGAGGGCGAGTCGGGAGTAGCTGAAGTCGGCGTAGGAGAGCCCGTGGCCGAAGGGGTAGAGGGCGGGGGTGCGGTGGTACTGGTAGGTCCAGCCGGCCTTGATGATGTCGTAGTCGAGGCGCTCGGGCAGTTCGTCCTCGCCCTGGTACCAGGTCTGCGGGAGGCGGCCTGACGCGTCGGCATCCCCGCGCAGCACGCGGGCGAGGGCGCGGCCGGTCTCCTGGCCGGCGTGCGAGGTCCACAGGATGGCAGGGACGTGCCCGGCTGCCCAGTCCAGCGCGTAGGGGTAGCTGGACATGACGACCAGGACGGTGTCCGGCTGGGTGGCGAGGACCGCGCGCAGCAGGCGGTCCTGGTTCGGCGGGAGGTTCAGTCCGGCCCGGTCCTGGGTCTCCCGGCCGTTGATGTGCGGGTCGTTGCCCAGGACGACGACCGCGGTGTCCGCCGCGGCTGCGGCGGCGACGGCCTCGGCGACGCCGTCACGGACGACGGTGCGGGTGAGGACTGCTGCCATCGCCGGCGACTCTCCGGACATGGTGACAACGCCGGTGGCGGCGTGGACCTGCGCGTACCGGCCGGTGAGGACGCTCCGCAGCAACTCGCCCCCGTCGCCGTCGGGTTCGAGCCGGAAGGTCTCGTGGACGTCCCACTCGCCGGGCTGGTCCCGGTCGGCGGCTACCCGGCGGTCGGCGTCGCGCAGGGAGGCGTAGCGGCCGGTGGCGGACGAGCGCAGGGTGAGCACCCCGAGATCCCAGTCGAAGAGGTCGAACTGGGCGGACGGGTCGCTGTCCTGGGCTTCCGCCACCGTCAGCAGCCCGTGAGGTCCTGCGGCGGTGAGCGCCCGGCCGTCCGCCGTGCGCAGCACGATCCGGTCCACGCCCTCCACGCCCTCCACGCCCTGGACACCGAGGCCGTCGGCGACGGTGATCCGGTAGGGGTGGCTGCCGCTGTACCAGTCCTCGAACAGGGTGCAGGCCAGTGGGCCGACGACGGCGACCCGGCGGTCGGCGGGCAGCGGGAGCAGCCCCTCGTTCTTCAGCAGCACCACGGATTCGGTGGCCGCGCGCAGGGCGAGCTCCTGGTGGGCGGGGGAGTTGACGACCTCCCAGCCGATGCCGGCGTAGGGGTCGCTCTCGGGGTCGAACTCGCCCAGGCGGAAGCGGAGGGACAGCTGCCTGCGAACCGCCCGGTCCACGTCGTCCATGGTGAGCAGGCCGCGTTCGAGGGCTTCGGTGATGCGGCCGACGGTGACGGCGGTGTCCTCGCCGTGGTCGGTGAAGGAGTCGATGCCGGCCTTGAGGGCGGCGGCGTGCGACTCGGCGTGGTCGTCGAAGTAGTGCTCGGGGTCGACCAGGTTGGAGGGGGCCTCGGCGTCGCTGACCACGAACAGCTCGTGCCCGGTGGGTTCGGCCCAGCGCCGCAGCTGCTGCTCGATCAGCGGACTGACGTGGCAGGGGCGGCCGTTGACGAGGTTGTAGGCGGCCATGACGCCGGTGGCGGCGCCGGTGGCGATGGCGAGCCTGAAGGCGGCGAGGTCGTACTCGTGCAGCACCCGGGGGCGCAGCCCGGAGGAGGTGGTGCAGCGGTCGTCCTCGTTGTTGTAGCCGAGGAAGTGCTTGAGCACGGGGGCGGTGCGCAGATGCTCCGGGTCGTCGCCGGACATGCCCCGGCAGAAGGCGTCGCCGAGCCGGGCGGAGTGCGCGGGGTCCTCGGAGTAGCCCTCTTCGTTGCGTCCCCAGCGGGGGTCGCGCAGCAGGTTCACCACCGGCGCCCAGCCCTGGAGGCTGTTGCGGCCGGTGCCGACGGCCGGCGGGCGGTGGTGGTGGAAGGCGCGCTGTTCGACCGAGACGGCCTCGGCGACCTCGCGGACCAGGCTCTCGTCCCAGCTCGCGCCGAGGCCCACGGCCTGCGGGAAGGTGGTGGCCTCGCCCAGCCAGGCGACGCCGTGCAGGGTCTCGGTGCCGGTGCGGAACTCGCCGACTCCCAGCCGGGGGATCGCCGGGGAGTACTGGTGCAGCATGGCGATCCGCTCCTCGTCCGTGAGCTGGGAGAGCAGCTCGTCGACGCGCTGGGCCAGGGGAAGCCCGGGGTCGCGGAAATGGGGCGTGGCGGACACGGCGGCGGTGCTCACAGGTGAGGATCCCTTGCAGAACGGGCAGTCGGGCCGACAGGCGCGGTCGCGCAACCCTGCCGGTGGTGAAGCCCTTCGACGCTGACAGGCGATCACACCAGCGTCAAGAGAAAGTTTCGTTTGAAGTCGCCGGAAACTTTAAGTTGTCGTTTCTCTGTGCATGCCTTGCCTCCGGGGAAAGTGGCGCTTAACCTCTCGGCAACATCGAAGCGCTTCGACGGCTTCCGGCGGACAGGCCGTCAGTTCCCTGCAAGGGTCCGGCTGCACTACAGCGCATCTGCACGACGCTCGCCTCCTCATCCCACCCTCGAAGGGCAGCCCATGAGCATCGCCATGAGTCGTAGAACTTTCGTGAACGGCGCGGTCGCTGTGGCGGGAGCAGCCGCCCTGTCCCCGGTGCTCTCCGCCTGCGGCGGGGGCAAGTCCTCCCGCAGCAAGGGCGGCGCCAACAGCAAGACCGGTCTGGCCGCGGTGCTTCCCGCCTACGTGGCGAGCACGGCGGTCAAGCCGGACATCCCCTCGGTGACCGGGGCCGCAGGTTCCTTCACCGACCCGGGCTACCTGACCTACCCGGCCCACCCGGTCGCCACCGTCTCCGGCATACCGGGCAAGGGCGGCAGCTACACCGCGGTCATCCCCATGTGGGACACCCTCCCGCCCGCGGGCAACTCGTTCTACCAGGCCATGAACAAGACGCTGGGCATCAACCTCACCATGAAGCCGGCGAACGGCAACGACTACGCGACCATCATCCCGACGATGACCGCGGCGAAGAAGCTGCCGGACTGGATCAACCTGCCCAGCTGGTGGAACAACACCTTCAACATGGGTGAGCTGGTCGGGACCCAGCTGGCGGACCTCACGCCCTACCTGTCCGGGGAGAAGATCAAGAAGTACCCCAACCTGGCGGCGATCCCGACCCTCGCCTGGCAGGTCAGCACCTGGGAGGACAAGATCTACGGCATTCCCACCTTCGCCAGCGGGATGCCGCTGTCCGGAACGGTGTTCTACCGCCGGGACATCCTGGAGGCCAAGGGGATCACCGCCGACCAGGTCAAGTCCGCCGAGGACTACATGAACCTGGGCAAGGAGCTGACCGACGCCAAGGGCGGAGTCTGGGCGTTCGACGAGGTCTGGACCTCCATGTACCAGGCATGGGGACTCCCGGACAAATACAAGGTGGTGGACGGCAAGCTGGTCCACTTCTACGAGATGCCCGAAATGCTGGAGGCCCTCGACTGGCACTACCGGCTGGCCAAGGCGGGATACGTGCACCCCGACGCGCTGGCCGGCAACACCAACAACGCCAGCACCCGCTTCTACTCGGGCAAGGCCCTGATCCAGGGCGGCGGCACCGGGGCCTGGAGCCTCAGTGACTACCAGTCCGGAACCGCCGCGAACAAGAACTACCGCCGGGACGCCTTCAACATCATCGCCGCCGACGGCAAGTCCGACCCTCAGGTCTTCCTCGGTGCCTCCACCAGCATGCTGAGCTACTTCAACGCCAAGCTCTCCGGCGACCAGATCCAGGAACTGCTCGCGGTCGCCGACTACCTGTCCGCCCCCTTCGGCTCGGCCGAGTACACGATGGCCAACTACGGCGTCGAGGGCGTCCACCACACCCTGCAGAACGGTCTGCCCACGTACACCGCCGAGGGCAAGAAGACCGCTATGCCGAAGACCTTCCCGTTCCTGGGCGCGGGTCCCTCGGTGGTGTTCAATCCGGGCGCCGAACAGGTCACCCGCGACTCCCTCGCCTGGTGCACTGCTGCGAGCAAGCACGCCTACAAGCCGGTCTTCTACGGCATGAACATCACCCTGCCGGCGCGCTTCAGCACCATCGCCAACGCCCAGTCCGTCCAGGACGTCATCAAGGACGTCACCCACGGCCTGAAGAAGGTCTCCGACTACCAGGCGGCACTGGCCAGTTGGAAGAGCAGCGGCGGTGACCAGCTCAACGCGTGGTACCAGACCGAGATCCTCGACAAGCTCGGCACGGGTCAGTAGTCCGCACCAGTAGGCGGCGCCACGCAAGGAGGAACCGTGACCGTGACATCCACCACCAAACCCAAGAAGACCCAGGGGAGCCGCAGGGCCGAGCGAGCGGCCGGCGCGCGAAGCGGCCCGGCGGACAAGAGCCTCCCGGGGACCAGGATGACCTGGCGGATCCGGCTGCGCCGGGACAAGTCACTGATCATCATGACCCTCCCGGTCGTGGCACTGCTGCTGGTCTTCAACTACGCGCCGCTGTTCGGCCTGATCACCGCCTTCGAGTACTACGACCCGCTGGTCGGGGTGATGCACAGCGACTGGGCCGGTCTCGACCAGTTCCAGCAGTTGTTCAACGACCCGGTGTTCTGGGAGGCGCTGCGCAACACCGTGTGGCTGAGCTTCGTCCAGCTGGTCCTGTTCTTCCCGGTTCCGGTCGCCCTCGCACTGATGCTCAATTCGGTGATGAGCCCCCGGATCCGCAACTTCATCCAGTCCGTGGTCTACCTGCCGCACTTCTTCTCCTGGGTGCTGGCCATCACCGTCTTCCAGCAGATGCTCGGCGGGGCCGGCGTGCTCAACCACCTGCTAGCCCAGCACAATCTGGGCAGCTGGGACATCATGACCAACCCGCGCACCTTCGCCCTGCTGATCTCCGGCGAGGCGGTCTGGAAGGAGGCGGGCTGGGGGATCATCGTCTTCCTCGCCGCGCTCGCCGCCGTGGACCAGAACCTCTACGAGGCCGCTGCGGTGGACGGCGCGGGCCGGTGGCGGCGGATGTGGCACATCACCCTGCCCGGCATGCGCGGCGTCATCGTGCTGATGCTGGTCCTGCGGCTCGGCAACGCGCTCAGCGTCGGCTTCGAGCAGTTCCTGATCCAGCGCAACGCCGTCGGTCACGACACCGCCGATGTCCTGGACACCTTCTCCTTCTACTACGGCATCGCCACCAACAACTACAGCTACGGCGCGGCGGCCGGGCTATTCAAGAGCGTGATCTCGCTCCTGCTGATCTGGGGAGCCAACAGGCTCGCACACGCCTTCGGTGAGGACGGGTTGTACCGCAAATGAGCCAGACACTCAGTGACACCCCGACCCCGGCTCTGACGCTCCGTCCTGACCGGCACCCCAACCGCCCGGTGTGGGAGGAACCCCCCACGGCCGTCGGGCAGGGCCTCAAGGGTGGCGTGCTGCTGCTGGTGCTCGCAGCGGTCTTGGTGCCGCTGTGGATCGTCGTGGTCACCAGCTTCTCCACCCCCGGCGCCATCAACCGGGCCGGCGGCCTGGTCATCTGGCCCGACGGGCTGACGGTGGCCGCCTACCACCAGATGCTCGTCGACGGGCCGGTCACCCGGGCCGTCCTGGTCAGCCTGGGCATCACCGTGGTCGGCACCCTGCTCTCCATGACGGTCTCGGTGCTGTGCGCCTACGGGCTGTCCCGCTCCCGTTCCTTCGGTCACCGCGCCATCCTGCTGGTGCTCGTCATCACCATGTTCGTCGGCGGCGGCCTCATCCCCACCTACCTGGTCGTCACCGCCCTCGGCGGCTACGGACAGTACTGGGCGCTGATCCTGCCCAGTTCGGTCTCCGTCTTCAACATCCTGGTGCTGCGCTCCTTCTATTCCGGGACCGCCTCCGACCTCATCGACGCCGCCCGCTTGGACGGCTGCACCGAGTGGCGCATCCTGTGGTCGATCGTGCTGCCGACCTCCCGCGCGGTCACCGCGGTGGTGGCGCTCTTCTACGCGGTGGGCTACTGGAACTCCTTCTTCAACGTGATGCTCTACATGCCGACCGACAGCACCAAGTGGCCACTGCAGTACGTGCTGCTCCAGTACGTCAGCAACGGGATGACCATGCCGGGCGCCACCAACGGGGGATTCGGCTCGCTGCACACCCAGACCGCGCCGCTCTCCCTGCAGATGGCGGTGGTGGTGCTGACCCTGGTGCCGATCCTGATGGTCTACCCCTTCATGCAGAAGCACTTCAAGACCGGCATGCTCACCGGCGCGATCAAGGGCTGACCGGCATGGTGACACTGGCCCAAGTGGCCGAGGCGGCAGGCGCTCCCCGAGCACCGTGAGCTACGTCCTCAGTGGCAAGCGGGCGATCTCCACCCCCACCAAGAAGCGGGCCGAGGAGGCGATCGCCCGCCTCGACTACCACCCCAACGCCGGTGCCAGGGCGCTGGCCGGACGACGCTCGCACATCCTCGCGCTGGTGGTCCCGCTGCGCACCGACATCTACGTGCCGGTGATGATGGAGATCGCCATCTCGGTCACCGGCGGCACGCCGGTTCGGCTACGACGTCCTGCTGCTCGCCAATGACGAAGGATCGGCGAGGGTGCGCAGGGTGGCCGGCAGCGGACTGGCCGACGGCGTGATCCTGATGGACGTCCAGCTCGACGACCCCCGCATCGCCGTACTGCGCGAGACCGGGGCACCGGCGGCCCTGACCGGGCTGCCCGGCGACCCCAGCGGACTCGCCTGCGCGGACCACGACTTCGCGTAAGCGGGTGCGCTCTGCGCCGAGCACCTGGCCGAGCTGGGGCATCGGGACGTCGCCTTCATCGGCTACGCGCCGGCGGTCTACCAGCGCCACTCCGGCTATGCGGAACGGACACTGGGCGGCTTCCAGGCGGCGGCGGACCGGCTCGGTCTGCGGGTGCTGCACCGTCCCTGCGAGGGCACCTCCGAATCCGTGGCCGGGGTGGTCAGCCGGATCCTGGCAGACCGTCCCGACACCACCGGATTCGTCGTCCAGAACGAGGGCGCGATCCAACCGGTGCTGTCACTGCTGCGGGCCTCCGGGCGGGTCGTCCCCGAGGACGTCTCCGTGGTGGCGCTATGCCCGGAGCCCCTGGCCGAGCAGTGCTCACCGCGGCTCACCGCGGTCACCGGTCCGGCCGGGGAGCTCGGCGAACTCGCCGTGGAACTGATCGCCGACCGGCTGGCCGGGCGGCCCACGGAGGAGGTCACCCTGCTCGCGCCGGTCCTGACGCGCCGTGAGAGCACCGGTCCGGCGCCGCGCACGTATCCCGCGGCCGGCCTCGCCCCTACCCGAAAGAGCGTGAAGTGAGCACCAGCAGACTCACCGCCCGGCTGGGCGGCCTCGCCTTCGGCGGCGACTACAACCCGGAGCAGTGGGACCAGGAGACCTGGAAGGAGGACGACGCCCTGATGAGCCGGGCGCGGGTCAACCTCGCCACCCTCGGCGTCTTCTCCTGGGCGCTGCTGGAACCCGAGGAGGGCCGGTACGCGTTCGCCTGGCTGGACCAGCAACTGGACCGGCTGCACAGCTACGGCGTCGCCGTGGACCTGGCCACCCCCACCGCCTCCCCGCCGCCCTGGTTCACCCTGGCGCACCCGGACGCGATGCCGGTCACCGCCGAGGGCGCAGGGCTCGTCCACGGCAGCAGGGACACCTACTGCCTGGCCGCTCCCGCCTACCGGCGGGCCGCGCGCGGGATCGCCACCGCCCTGGCCGCCCGCTACGGCGAGCACCCGGCGCTCGCCCTGTGGCATGTCCACAACGAGTACGCCGCGGTCTGCTACTGCGACCACGCCGCCGCCGGCTTCCGGCGCTGGCTCCGCGAGCGCCACGGCAGCCTGGAGGCGGTCAACGCGGCCTGGGGGACCGCCTTCTGGAGCCAGCGCTACGGCAGCTGGGAGGAGATCCTGCCGCCCCGGGCCACCCAGTGGCACCACAATCCGGCCCAGGTGCTCGACTTCCGCCGCTACTGGTCCGACGAGGCCCTCGCCGCCTACCGCGAGCAACGTGACGCCATCCGCGTCCACAGCGACCTGCCGGTCACCACCAACCTCATGCTGCCCGGCTACCAGAACCTGGACCTGTGGGCCTTCGGCCGTGAGCTGGACTTCGTCAGCATCGACCACTACCCGATCGCGCCGGGCGTGGACGCCGCCGCCGACACCGCCTTCGGCGGCGACCGGGCGCGTTCCTTCGGCGGCGGAAAGCCCTGGCTGCTCATGGAGCAGGGCACCTCCACGGTGTACGGGGAGAACGCCACCCTGCCCAAGGAGCCGGGCGAGATCCTGCGGCACTCGGTGCAGCACCTGGCCCACGGCGCCGACGGCGCGCTGTTCTTCCAGTGGCGCCAGTCCCGCTCGGGGGCCGAGATCTGGCACTCGGCGATGGTCCCGCACGCCGGGGCGGACTCGCGGATCTTCCGCGAGGTCTGCGAAACCGGGGAGGCGGTGGCGCGGCTGGCCGAGGTGGCAGGTTCACGGGTCGTCGCCGAGGCCGCCGTGCTGCACGACACCGACTCCTGGTGGGGGCTCGAGAGCCGGGGGCTGCCGTCGAAGGATCTCGACTACCCCGGCACTCTGCGCCGCGCCCACCGTGCGCTGTGGGACGCCGGCGTCACCGCGGACTTCGCCCACCCGGAGGCCGAGCTGTCGGCGTACCGGCTGGTCCTGGCGCCGGCGCTGCACCTGCTCTCCGACGCCGCGGCCGAGAACCTGCGCGGCTACGTCGAGCAGGGCGGCACTCTGCTGGTGCAGTACTTCAGCGGCGTCGTCGACGAGAACTACCGGGCCAGGACCGGTGGTTACCCGGCCGAGCCGCTGCGTGAGGCGCTGGGAATCCGGGTCGAGGAGCACCGCCCGCCGGCGGCGGGGGCGGTGCTGAGGCTGTCCGACGGCATGGCGGCAGGCGCCTGGAGCGAGTACCTCCGCGCCGAGGGCGCGGACACCGTCGCCGCCTACGCCGACGGACGCCCCGCACTGACCCGCGCCGCCTACGGCGAGGGCGCCGGTTGGTACCTCTCGACCAGGCTGGACGACGCCGGCTACTCCGCACTGGTGCGCCGCCTGCTGTCCGAAGCCGAGGTCCGACCCCTCGTGCCCGGCCTGCCGCCCGGCGTGGAGGCGGTCCGCCGCAGCGCCGACGACGGCCGCTCCTGGCTCTTCCTGCTCAACCACGGCCGTGAGCCCTGGCACGTCCCAGTCGTCGGCTGGGAGCTTTTGACGGATCG
Coding sequences:
- a CDS encoding glycoside hydrolase family 3 protein — encoded protein: MSTAAVSATPHFRDPGLPLAQRVDELLSQLTDEERIAMLHQYSPAIPRLGVGEFRTGTETLHGVAWLGEATTFPQAVGLGASWDESLVREVAEAVSVEQRAFHHHRPPAVGTGRNSLQGWAPVVNLLRDPRWGRNEEGYSEDPAHSARLGDAFCRGMSGDDPEHLRTAPVLKHFLGYNNEDDRCTTSSGLRPRVLHEYDLAAFRLAIATGAATGVMAAYNLVNGRPCHVSPLIEQQLRRWAEPTGHELFVVSDAEAPSNLVDPEHYFDDHAESHAAALKAGIDSFTDHGEDTAVTVGRITEALERGLLTMDDVDRAVRRQLSLRFRLGEFDPESDPYAGIGWEVVNSPAHQELALRAATESVVLLKNEGLLPLPADRRVAVVGPLACTLFEDWYSGSHPYRITVADGLGVQGVEGVEGVDRIVLRTADGRALTAAGPHGLLTVAEAQDSDPSAQFDLFDWDLGVLTLRSSATGRYASLRDADRRVAADRDQPGEWDVHETFRLEPDGDGGELLRSVLTGRYAQVHAATGVVTMSGESPAMAAVLTRTVVRDGVAEAVAAAAAADTAVVVLGNDPHINGRETQDRAGLNLPPNQDRLLRAVLATQPDTVLVVMSSYPYALDWAAGHVPAILWTSHAGQETGRALARVLRGDADASGRLPQTWYQGEDELPERLDYDIIKAGWTYQYHRTPALYPFGHGLSYADFSYSRLALDADRLPQDGTVTARVSLGNRGERAGMETVQLYVRALDARYEAPLLRLADFRKVRLAAGEWTELEFRLPVEQALAHWDVATGAFTVDPGRYELLVARSAADPVLTARFTVDGPAPAPRRAVGRPLHAVDFDDYRDAVIVDAGRTDGDAVTPAANQAARLVFRNVDLTGAATLTAEVSRTAPGPAGLDVYADGLLLAALPVDSTGDRYTWTTVSAALGHQHGTVGELTVVLTGEQRLAALTFAP
- a CDS encoding Tat pathway signal sequence domain protein gives rise to the protein MSRRTFVNGAVAVAGAAALSPVLSACGGGKSSRSKGGANSKTGLAAVLPAYVASTAVKPDIPSVTGAAGSFTDPGYLTYPAHPVATVSGIPGKGGSYTAVIPMWDTLPPAGNSFYQAMNKTLGINLTMKPANGNDYATIIPTMTAAKKLPDWINLPSWWNNTFNMGELVGTQLADLTPYLSGEKIKKYPNLAAIPTLAWQVSTWEDKIYGIPTFASGMPLSGTVFYRRDILEAKGITADQVKSAEDYMNLGKELTDAKGGVWAFDEVWTSMYQAWGLPDKYKVVDGKLVHFYEMPEMLEALDWHYRLAKAGYVHPDALAGNTNNASTRFYSGKALIQGGGTGAWSLSDYQSGTAANKNYRRDAFNIIAADGKSDPQVFLGASTSMLSYFNAKLSGDQIQELLAVADYLSAPFGSAEYTMANYGVEGVHHTLQNGLPTYTAEGKKTAMPKTFPFLGAGPSVVFNPGAEQVTRDSLAWCTAASKHAYKPVFYGMNITLPARFSTIANAQSVQDVIKDVTHGLKKVSDYQAALASWKSSGGDQLNAWYQTEILDKLGTGQ
- a CDS encoding carbohydrate ABC transporter permease gives rise to the protein MSQTLSDTPTPALTLRPDRHPNRPVWEEPPTAVGQGLKGGVLLLVLAAVLVPLWIVVVTSFSTPGAINRAGGLVIWPDGLTVAAYHQMLVDGPVTRAVLVSLGITVVGTLLSMTVSVLCAYGLSRSRSFGHRAILLVLVITMFVGGGLIPTYLVVTALGGYGQYWALILPSSVSVFNILVLRSFYSGTASDLIDAARLDGCTEWRILWSIVLPTSRAVTAVVALFYAVGYWNSFFNVMLYMPTDSTKWPLQYVLLQYVSNGMTMPGATNGGFGSLHTQTAPLSLQMAVVVLTLVPILMVYPFMQKHFKTGMLTGAIKG
- a CDS encoding sugar ABC transporter permease; this encodes MTVTSTTKPKKTQGSRRAERAAGARSGPADKSLPGTRMTWRIRLRRDKSLIIMTLPVVALLLVFNYAPLFGLITAFEYYDPLVGVMHSDWAGLDQFQQLFNDPVFWEALRNTVWLSFVQLVLFFPVPVALALMLNSVMSPRIRNFIQSVVYLPHFFSWVLAITVFQQMLGGAGVLNHLLAQHNLGSWDIMTNPRTFALLISGEAVWKEAGWGIIVFLAALAAVDQNLYEAAAVDGAGRWRRMWHITLPGMRGVIVLMLVLRLGNALSVGFEQFLIQRNAVGHDTADVLDTFSFYYGIATNNYSYGAAAGLFKSVISLLLIWGANRLAHAFGEDGLYRK
- a CDS encoding glycoside hydrolase family 43 protein — its product is MTSATSPVIPGFHPDPSVCRVGEDYYLVCSSFEYFPGLPVFHSRDLVNWTQIGNALDRPSQLDLPPDTPSSGGLYAPTLRHHDGRFWLIVTNVASGGGNMVYTATDPAGPWSDPVRVPGVPGIDPDLAWDEDGTCWCTYAGVAQVRLDPSTGEILGEPYPVWSGTPGSIAPEAPHLYRIGDHWYLMLAEGGTERGHSVSIARGPSPSGPFEPCPANPILTHRGTNKPVQNTGHADLVQAPDGSWWMLLLAVRPQGGTPGWHVLGRETFLAPVSWEDGWPVIGEVGVERAELPWPVPAPTPEPERDDFEPGDLAHHWISLRDRPTELVSTKERDSWLTLRARGASLDEPDVVLLGRRQQHLAFRARTLIDTADGSGGLAVRLDEFHHYSIEATPGGRLSVIARIGSLRTVTAEHTLPAGPVTLFVRTGPAPEPHGARTGPDSLVFGFESADGTATELATLDGRYLSTEVAGGFTGRVISLYAATGTAHFDWFDYAPLVR
- a CDS encoding beta-galactosidase, with protein sequence MSTSRLTARLGGLAFGGDYNPEQWDQETWKEDDALMSRARVNLATLGVFSWALLEPEEGRYAFAWLDQQLDRLHSYGVAVDLATPTASPPPWFTLAHPDAMPVTAEGAGLVHGSRDTYCLAAPAYRRAARGIATALAARYGEHPALALWHVHNEYAAVCYCDHAAAGFRRWLRERHGSLEAVNAAWGTAFWSQRYGSWEEILPPRATQWHHNPAQVLDFRRYWSDEALAAYREQRDAIRVHSDLPVTTNLMLPGYQNLDLWAFGRELDFVSIDHYPIAPGVDAAADTAFGGDRARSFGGGKPWLLMEQGTSTVYGENATLPKEPGEILRHSVQHLAHGADGALFFQWRQSRSGAEIWHSAMVPHAGADSRIFREVCETGEAVARLAEVAGSRVVAEAAVLHDTDSWWGLESRGLPSKDLDYPGTLRRAHRALWDAGVTADFAHPEAELSAYRLVLAPALHLLSDAAAENLRGYVEQGGTLLVQYFSGVVDENYRARTGGYPAEPLREALGIRVEEHRPPAAGAVLRLSDGMAAGAWSEYLRAEGADTVAAYADGRPALTRAAYGEGAGWYLSTRLDDAGYSALVRRLLSEAEVRPLVPGLPPGVEAVRRSADDGRSWLFLLNHGREPWHVPVVGWELLTDRQAADGGVTLSPGGVAVLRLP